The following are from one region of the Fimbriimonadaceae bacterium genome:
- a CDS encoding VOC family protein, whose amino-acid sequence MSARAKSKSGTKRKGTKSRRTTPTICWFEIPADDPQRAKKFYGSLFGWKIQKFPGAEDYWHIDTGSGDRTRDGGLILRKHPEQSNTSYVAVASVDDSAAKVEKLGGTICKPKTAVLQMGYFVLCQDTEGNEFALWEMNAQAK is encoded by the coding sequence ATGAGCGCGCGAGCCAAATCTAAGTCAGGGACAAAACGGAAAGGCACGAAAAGCAGGCGCACCACACCGACCATATGCTGGTTTGAAATCCCTGCGGACGATCCCCAGCGTGCCAAGAAGTTTTATGGTTCGTTGTTCGGCTGGAAAATCCAGAAGTTCCCTGGAGCAGAGGACTACTGGCATATCGACACGGGCAGCGGTGATAGAACGCGCGACGGCGGACTGATACTGCGCAAGCATCCGGAACAATCCAACACCAGCTACGTAGCTGTGGCCTCAGTGGATGACTCGGCAGCTAAGGTTGAGAAACTGGGCGGGACAATCTGCAAGCCCAAGACAGCGGTACTACAGATGGGCTATTTCGTGCTCTGCCAGGACACGGAAGGCAACGAGTTCGCCTTGTGGGAAATGAATGCTCAAGCAAAATAG
- a CDS encoding DUF2214 family protein: MIDLLLSAFHFLLVLTLVAILAAQSAVIRPGITASSLRLAASLDRGYGASAVLLLGVGFGRVYWGAKGSFFYLLNPLFWTKIALFAIVAMLSIPPTLQLIRWTKQTHSQPEFLPSDEEVHRIQWWLRAEMIVVVFIPFLAAAMARGIGLS, encoded by the coding sequence ATGATCGACTTACTCCTTTCCGCCTTTCACTTCTTACTGGTCCTTACCCTGGTTGCCATCCTTGCCGCACAGAGCGCCGTGATCAGACCGGGGATAACCGCTTCGAGTCTGCGTCTGGCGGCAAGCTTAGACCGAGGCTATGGCGCAAGTGCGGTATTGCTGCTCGGAGTGGGATTCGGCCGAGTCTATTGGGGCGCAAAGGGCTCATTTTTTTATCTATTGAATCCCCTCTTCTGGACTAAGATTGCTCTCTTCGCAATTGTGGCCATGCTTTCGATACCACCGACTCTCCAGCTCATCCGATGGACCAAGCAAACACATTCGCAGCCGGAATTTCTTCCGTCTGACGAAGAAGTTCACCGTATTCAATGGTGGTTGCGCGCAGAAATGATCGTGGTCGTGTTCATCCCGTTTCTCGCAGCCGCCATGGCGCGCGGTATAGGGCTTTCATGA
- a CDS encoding DUF1428 domain-containing protein, giving the protein MGYVDGYVLPVPKKNLKAYRRLAQQAAKLWREHGALDYKECVGDDLTTKMGVPFPKHAKVKAGETVIFAYIVFKSRAHRDRVNAKVMKDPRIHDMCDPKDMPFDHKRMVYGGFKILVGA; this is encoded by the coding sequence ATGGGATACGTCGATGGATACGTTCTGCCCGTTCCAAAGAAAAACCTGAAAGCATATCGACGCCTCGCGCAGCAAGCGGCGAAGCTCTGGCGCGAGCACGGCGCCCTCGACTACAAAGAGTGTGTCGGCGACGATCTCACAACGAAGATGGGCGTACCGTTTCCGAAACATGCCAAGGTCAAAGCCGGCGAGACGGTCATCTTCGCGTACATTGTGTTCAAGTCGCGGGCGCACCGCGACCGGGTCAATGCCAAAGTGATGAAAGATCCGCGTATCCATGACATGTGCGATCCAAAGGACATGCCATTTGATCATAAACGTATGGTCTACGGCGGATTTAAGATCCTAGTCGGCGCCTAG
- a CDS encoding efflux transporter outer membrane subunit: protein MRIFSLFIGSFFLAACAVGPDYTRPDLSPPASFRMAGAEAEGESFANLPWWELLQDQALHDLIQTALRENKDLKRAVASVEEFQARLFVARMDFAPKADITGNAPIMGRKAEFLFPGFPNPFNYYLQGNLAWELDIWGRIRRSNEAARGDLLAREEARRAVVLQLVSGVAESYFDLLQFDRQLEIGKRTLQTWQESVRIAQARLREGVIAKLDLDQFMSERANAVARVAELERQMVQKENQLSVLVGHSSGQIPRGRSLTEQVLPPAVPVGLPSELLQRRPDLVQAEQELAAVTARIGAAKADRFPKLTITGILGVASPQFSRLIANETAFGVAGPSLAGPLLNAQALGFQQDAVEAQARQALAQYEQSILVAFREVENALVAVRTAREQRDAQAEQVESLQSAHRQATLRYKSGLANYLDVLIAQRSLFEAELSLTSTHRLHLVSVVQLYKALGGGWSPKDSAQQMPTAKVVEAGKG, encoded by the coding sequence ATGCGCATATTTAGTCTCTTCATAGGGTCGTTCTTCCTGGCCGCCTGCGCCGTTGGACCGGACTATACCCGGCCGGACCTTTCCCCACCGGCGTCATTCAGGATGGCCGGCGCTGAGGCAGAAGGTGAGTCCTTCGCGAATTTGCCGTGGTGGGAGCTCCTTCAGGATCAGGCGCTTCACGATCTGATCCAGACGGCTCTCCGAGAGAACAAGGATCTCAAACGCGCGGTCGCCTCTGTCGAAGAATTCCAAGCGCGTCTATTCGTCGCCAGGATGGACTTTGCTCCAAAGGCCGACATCACAGGCAACGCACCGATCATGGGACGGAAGGCAGAATTTCTGTTCCCGGGCTTTCCGAACCCGTTCAACTATTATCTCCAAGGCAACCTCGCCTGGGAACTCGACATCTGGGGTCGCATCCGGCGGTCCAATGAAGCAGCTCGCGGCGATCTTCTGGCACGCGAGGAAGCCCGGCGAGCCGTGGTCTTGCAGCTCGTCAGCGGTGTTGCGGAATCCTACTTCGACCTCTTGCAGTTCGATCGACAACTGGAAATCGGGAAACGCACGCTGCAAACATGGCAGGAGTCGGTACGGATCGCGCAGGCGCGCCTACGGGAAGGCGTCATCGCCAAACTCGACCTGGATCAATTCATGTCGGAGCGAGCCAACGCAGTGGCGCGTGTCGCCGAGTTGGAACGACAGATGGTGCAGAAAGAAAACCAACTCAGCGTGCTGGTGGGACACAGCTCCGGTCAGATCCCCCGCGGACGCTCGTTGACGGAGCAGGTCCTGCCTCCCGCCGTTCCGGTCGGACTTCCGTCGGAGTTGCTGCAGCGCAGGCCGGATCTCGTACAGGCCGAACAAGAGCTGGCGGCCGTGACGGCCCGTATCGGCGCCGCCAAGGCGGACCGGTTTCCCAAACTCACCATCACCGGCATTTTAGGTGTCGCCAGTCCGCAGTTCTCCCGACTGATCGCGAACGAGACGGCGTTCGGCGTGGCCGGTCCCAGCTTGGCCGGCCCCCTGCTCAACGCCCAAGCACTCGGGTTCCAGCAGGACGCCGTCGAAGCGCAAGCCCGGCAAGCATTGGCCCAGTATGAACAGTCGATTTTGGTCGCGTTCAGAGAAGTGGAGAATGCCTTGGTCGCGGTGAGGACCGCCCGAGAGCAGCGGGATGCGCAGGCCGAGCAAGTGGAGTCTCTCCAGTCCGCCCATCGCCAAGCGACGCTTCGATACAAGAGCGGACTCGCCAATTATCTGGACGTGTTGATCGCCCAACGTAGTTTGTTCGAGGCCGAACTGTCGTTGACGAGCACCCATCGGCTCCATCTCGTCTCGGTGGTGCAACTCTATAAGGCCTTGGGCGGAGGCTGGTCGCCCAAAGATTCCGCTCAACAGATGCCGACGGCCAAAGTCGTCGAAGCCGGGAAGGGCTGA
- a CDS encoding NmrA/HSCARG family protein — MTTQTNLILVTGATGQQGSAVANALLKKGKNVRVMTRNPEKAAALAKAGAEVVKGNLTHQGDLQAALRGVQGVFAMSTPFEAGTDEEVRQGVMLADAAKQAGVSHYVYTSVGSAHRHTGIPHFESKWKVEQHIEKIGLPATILRPVFFMENFTTFSKPSPDGVLTMPMRPDRTLAMVAVRDIGAFGAAAFVRPNDFLGQAIDLAGDELTIPETATILTKATGRPIRFQEFPLDRVEAAMGHDIATMFRWFNEVGYTINIPALMQKFGIPLMTFQEWSRTIDWSKT, encoded by the coding sequence GTGACGACTCAGACGAATCTCATTCTCGTGACCGGAGCGACAGGACAGCAAGGAAGTGCAGTGGCCAACGCACTGCTCAAAAAAGGGAAGAACGTTCGTGTCATGACGAGGAATCCGGAGAAGGCGGCCGCACTCGCGAAAGCCGGAGCCGAGGTGGTCAAAGGGAACCTGACTCATCAGGGTGACCTGCAGGCGGCACTGCGCGGAGTGCAAGGGGTCTTCGCCATGTCAACTCCATTCGAGGCCGGGACGGACGAGGAGGTGCGCCAAGGGGTGATGTTGGCGGATGCGGCGAAACAAGCCGGGGTCTCGCACTATGTCTATACTTCCGTGGGCAGCGCCCATCGTCATACAGGAATTCCGCACTTCGAAAGCAAATGGAAAGTCGAGCAACATATCGAGAAGATCGGACTGCCCGCGACTATTCTGCGCCCCGTCTTTTTCATGGAGAACTTTACCACTTTTTCGAAACCCTCCCCTGATGGCGTCCTCACCATGCCAATGCGGCCTGATAGAACGCTTGCGATGGTGGCGGTGAGAGATATCGGCGCATTCGGTGCGGCGGCATTCGTCCGTCCCAATGATTTTCTCGGACAGGCTATCGACTTAGCCGGAGATGAGTTGACGATCCCTGAGACAGCGACGATCCTGACCAAAGCGACGGGACGACCGATCCGATTCCAAGAGTTTCCTTTGGATCGAGTCGAAGCCGCCATGGGACACGATATTGCCACGATGTTTCGTTGGTTCAACGAGGTCGGGTACACCATCAACATTCCCGCATTGATGCAGAAGTTCGGGATTCCGTTGATGACCTTTCAGGAATGGAGCAGAACGATCGATTGGTCGAAAACCTAG
- a CDS encoding YciI family protein, with the protein MRFMVIVKATKESEAGVMPSTQLLTEMGKYNEELVKAGVMLAGEGLQPSSKGARVRFSGNKRTVIDGPFAETKELIAGYWLWQCKSKEEAIEWVKRCPNPMPGESEIEIRQVFEADDFGAEFTPELRAQEERLRTETAKKK; encoded by the coding sequence ATGCGATTCATGGTCATTGTGAAGGCGACAAAAGAGTCGGAAGCGGGTGTCATGCCGAGCACACAACTGCTGACCGAAATGGGCAAATACAACGAAGAACTGGTGAAGGCGGGGGTAATGCTTGCAGGTGAAGGGCTCCAGCCGAGTTCGAAGGGTGCACGCGTCAGATTTTCTGGAAACAAGCGCACCGTGATCGACGGTCCCTTTGCCGAAACCAAAGAGCTTATTGCCGGCTATTGGCTCTGGCAGTGCAAGTCGAAGGAAGAGGCGATCGAATGGGTCAAACGCTGCCCCAACCCCATGCCTGGAGAATCGGAGATCGAAATTCGTCAAGTCTTCGAAGCGGACGACTTCGGCGCCGAGTTCACGCCGGAACTGCGGGCGCAAGAAGAACGATTGCGGACAGAGACGGCCAAAAAGAAGTAG
- a CDS encoding efflux RND transporter permease subunit, with protein sequence MRSFTDIFVKHPVLAVVVNLVIILAGWRALTSLPVQQYPQIESSSVIITTIYYGASAETVRGFLSTPIERVVSAISGVDYVESTSRAGASTVTVHLKLNHSSTAALAEVTARLQQVRAELPTAAEPPVIELQRADRPYASFYISFSSTERSVSAVTDWLLRTLQPQLATLAGVQRVTFEGGRQIAMRIWIDPDRLASFNLSPGDVQNALRNNNYLAAVGRTKGNFAQINLLANTDLRSAAEFEELIVADRGGAIVRLKDIAKVEREAEEADMIAKYNETEGVYLGIWPVPGVNEIEVQHRLVDEMERIRPTLPPDIDMQLVWDGTMFMRNALTEITKTLSETILIVAVVVFLFMGSVRTALVPLVAMPVSLIGAAIFMVAFGFSLNLLTLLAIVLSVGLVVDDAIVVVENVERHVRLGKSRIDAALVGARELLGPIIAMTITLATVYTPIGFQGGLTGSLFLEFAITLAVAVVLSGVVAITLSPVMSSRFVHPQGKEGRLTAFVNRRFEEVRRIYTWLLDVALTMRWGIVAAALLIMISIWPLYLFSRQELAPVEDQSHISLFFEAAPDSTVAASNREHLNVVQAITSLPETKFTWSLTTSWGGFGGLVAKDWHERTRSTEQMYGELFGRVSQVPGLRVFPRLDPPLPTPGQYDVELLLQSDQPIERLLETTGAVLAAGWQSGMFLYVDTDLKIDLPEARVVLDRERLADLGFDLAGIGRELGTMLGGAYVNRFNYFDRSYKVIPQLGDKDRSTVGPLLDLKIKTPGGQMVPVSTFTHIETSTAPRTLNRFQQRNAVRIFGGVKPGITKDQGLRVLEEAAAKATNPPVMLDYAGESRQIRQESAALTVTLGFAVVLIYLVLAAQFQSFRDPLIVLLGSVPLAISGALIFSFLDFTTINIYSQVGLITLVGLIAKNGILIVEFANKLQASGLSRIAAVREAALTRLRPVLMTSAATVFGHLPLVLASGPGAAARNSIGTVLVSGMTVGTIFTLFVVPVFYSLIAAQHQPDLEPEGIALDADDEALLTVAAQN encoded by the coding sequence ATGCGATCGTTCACCGATATCTTCGTGAAGCATCCGGTCCTTGCCGTGGTCGTCAACCTCGTGATCATCCTCGCCGGCTGGCGAGCGCTGACGTCCTTGCCCGTGCAGCAGTACCCCCAAATCGAGAGCTCGTCCGTGATCATCACGACGATCTATTACGGGGCGAGCGCCGAAACGGTTCGCGGATTTTTGAGCACGCCGATCGAGCGGGTCGTGTCCGCGATCAGCGGCGTCGATTACGTGGAGTCAACCAGCCGGGCCGGTGCCAGCACCGTGACCGTGCATTTGAAGTTGAACCACAGCAGCACGGCAGCCCTAGCTGAAGTCACGGCGCGGCTCCAGCAAGTGAGAGCGGAGTTGCCGACTGCAGCGGAACCGCCGGTAATCGAGCTGCAGCGCGCCGATCGGCCTTATGCTTCGTTCTATATCAGTTTCTCCTCCACGGAACGCAGCGTCTCGGCCGTCACGGACTGGCTGCTGCGCACGCTCCAGCCGCAACTGGCCACGCTGGCCGGTGTCCAGCGAGTCACCTTCGAAGGTGGGCGACAAATCGCCATGCGCATCTGGATCGATCCCGACCGCCTCGCATCCTTCAATCTGTCGCCCGGCGACGTGCAGAACGCGCTGCGGAACAACAACTACCTGGCCGCAGTCGGGCGGACCAAGGGAAACTTCGCTCAGATCAACCTGCTCGCGAATACCGATCTGCGCTCCGCCGCCGAGTTCGAAGAGCTGATCGTCGCCGACCGAGGCGGGGCCATCGTCCGGCTAAAAGATATTGCGAAGGTCGAGCGCGAGGCGGAAGAAGCCGACATGATCGCCAAGTACAACGAGACGGAAGGCGTGTACCTCGGGATCTGGCCGGTACCGGGTGTAAATGAAATCGAGGTCCAGCACCGGTTGGTCGACGAGATGGAGCGCATTCGGCCGACGCTGCCCCCCGACATCGACATGCAGCTGGTGTGGGACGGCACGATGTTCATGCGGAATGCGCTGACGGAAATCACGAAGACATTGTCTGAGACGATCTTGATCGTCGCCGTCGTCGTGTTCCTCTTTATGGGCTCGGTCCGAACCGCGCTGGTCCCCCTTGTCGCGATGCCGGTGTCGCTGATCGGCGCGGCTATCTTCATGGTTGCGTTCGGCTTCAGCCTCAATCTCCTGACGCTGCTCGCCATCGTCCTGTCGGTCGGGTTGGTCGTGGACGACGCGATCGTCGTCGTGGAGAACGTCGAACGGCACGTGCGCCTCGGCAAGTCGCGGATCGACGCGGCCCTGGTCGGCGCACGCGAGTTGCTCGGTCCGATCATTGCCATGACGATCACGCTGGCGACGGTCTACACCCCGATCGGATTCCAGGGCGGGTTGACCGGCTCGCTCTTCTTGGAGTTTGCCATCACGCTCGCCGTGGCGGTCGTGTTGTCGGGCGTCGTCGCCATCACGCTGTCGCCGGTCATGAGTTCGCGGTTCGTCCACCCGCAAGGGAAGGAAGGTCGGTTGACTGCCTTTGTTAATCGACGCTTCGAAGAGGTGCGCCGTATCTACACCTGGCTGCTCGATGTCGCGCTGACGATGCGTTGGGGCATCGTGGCGGCAGCGCTGCTGATAATGATATCAATCTGGCCGCTGTATCTCTTTTCGCGCCAAGAACTCGCGCCGGTGGAGGATCAAAGCCACATCAGCTTGTTCTTCGAAGCGGCTCCCGACTCGACGGTTGCCGCCAGCAACCGCGAACATCTGAATGTCGTCCAGGCCATCACGTCTCTTCCTGAAACGAAGTTCACCTGGTCGCTGACGACATCCTGGGGCGGGTTCGGCGGCTTAGTCGCGAAGGACTGGCACGAACGGACACGCTCGACCGAGCAAATGTACGGCGAGCTGTTCGGCCGGGTCTCTCAAGTGCCGGGCCTGCGAGTCTTCCCGCGTTTGGATCCGCCTTTGCCGACGCCCGGTCAATACGACGTCGAACTACTCTTGCAGAGCGACCAGCCGATCGAGCGATTGCTCGAGACGACGGGAGCAGTCCTGGCCGCTGGGTGGCAAAGCGGCATGTTCTTGTATGTAGACACCGACTTGAAGATCGACTTACCCGAGGCGCGTGTGGTGTTGGATCGAGAGCGGCTTGCCGATCTTGGGTTCGACCTGGCCGGAATCGGCCGTGAGCTCGGCACCATGCTCGGCGGCGCGTACGTGAACCGGTTCAACTACTTCGATCGAAGCTATAAGGTCATCCCGCAGCTCGGAGACAAGGACCGTTCGACCGTCGGTCCCCTGCTTGATTTGAAGATCAAGACGCCGGGCGGGCAGATGGTGCCGGTGTCGACGTTTACACACATCGAAACGAGCACCGCGCCACGCACCTTGAACCGTTTTCAACAGCGCAACGCCGTGCGCATCTTCGGCGGCGTCAAGCCCGGCATCACGAAAGATCAAGGGCTGCGCGTGCTGGAAGAGGCTGCGGCGAAGGCGACCAATCCTCCGGTCATGCTCGATTATGCGGGCGAGTCGAGACAGATCCGCCAAGAGAGCGCCGCGCTGACCGTCACATTGGGCTTCGCCGTCGTGCTCATCTATTTGGTGCTGGCCGCCCAGTTCCAGAGCTTCCGCGACCCGTTGATCGTCTTGTTGGGTTCAGTGCCGCTCGCAATCTCCGGCGCGCTGATCTTTAGTTTCTTAGATTTCACGACCATCAACATTTACTCGCAAGTCGGCCTGATCACGCTGGTGGGATTGATCGCAAAAAACGGCATCCTGATCGTGGAATTCGCCAACAAACTGCAGGCGAGCGGCCTCTCACGGATCGCGGCGGTGCGTGAAGCGGCCTTGACCAGGCTGCGGCCGGTGCTGATGACCTCCGCCGCCACCGTGTTCGGACACCTTCCCTTGGTGCTGGCCTCTGGGCCGGGAGCCGCGGCCCGCAACAGTATTGGGACGGTATTGGTCTCAGGAATGACAGTCGGCACGATCTTCACGCTGTTCGTTGTGCCGGTGTTCTACTCGTTGATCGCAGCCCAACACCAGCCGGATCTTGAGCCTGAAGGGATCGCGCTCGATGCTGATGATGAAGCGCTGCTCACAGTGGCGGCACAGAACTGA
- a CDS encoding MoaD/ThiS family protein: MIRVVLPAHLRTLARVSGEVTLEVKGPVTQRAVLDALEARYPMLRGTVRDHVTHKRRVFVRFFACEQDLSHEPPDTPLPDAVVTGSEPFLIVGAMAGG; encoded by the coding sequence ATGATTCGGGTTGTACTCCCAGCTCATTTGCGGACCCTGGCACGCGTCAGCGGTGAAGTGACCCTGGAGGTCAAAGGTCCGGTGACGCAACGCGCGGTTCTCGACGCGCTTGAAGCTCGCTATCCGATGTTACGGGGGACAGTCCGTGATCATGTCACACACAAGCGCAGGGTGTTCGTGCGCTTTTTCGCCTGCGAACAGGATCTCTCCCATGAGCCGCCGGATACTCCCCTGCCCGACGCCGTTGTAACAGGAAGCGAGCCGTTCCTGATTGTGGGGGCCATGGCAGGGGGGTAA
- a CDS encoding alkene reductase — MSARCGLSLYPGIHNAEQVQGWRLITEEVHRNGGHIFLQLWHVGRISHPSLQPNGALPVAPSAIRPEGSAYTYEGQKPFVTPRALGLEEIPEVIAQFRDGAIHALDAGFDGVEIHAANGYLIDQFLRDGTNRRADTYGGSVANRARFLMEVVEAVAQVWGANRVGVRLSPVNPFNSMYDSDPQTTFEFVAQRLGRLGLAYLHVVEADEHGETTHPTINFQRFRDAFGGTYIANGGFGYERASAYLAQGHADLISFGRLFLANPDLPERFAQNTSLNLPDHATFYGGDEKGYTDYPSLEMKSVCCP, encoded by the coding sequence ATCTCCGCAAGGTGTGGGCTATCCTTATACCCCGGTATTCACAACGCAGAGCAAGTACAAGGCTGGCGGTTGATCACAGAAGAAGTGCATCGAAACGGCGGCCACATTTTCCTGCAGCTATGGCATGTCGGGCGGATTTCACATCCATCACTGCAACCGAATGGTGCATTACCGGTCGCACCATCGGCAATAAGACCGGAAGGTAGTGCCTATACCTATGAAGGCCAAAAACCTTTCGTCACACCACGAGCCCTTGGTCTGGAAGAAATTCCGGAAGTCATCGCACAATTTCGGGATGGGGCCATCCATGCGCTCGACGCAGGCTTTGACGGAGTGGAAATCCATGCAGCCAACGGTTATCTGATCGATCAATTTCTTCGTGATGGCACGAATCGGCGCGCTGATACCTACGGCGGATCGGTAGCCAACCGTGCTCGTTTTCTCATGGAAGTAGTCGAGGCGGTTGCACAAGTCTGGGGAGCCAACCGAGTTGGCGTACGGTTGTCGCCCGTCAATCCCTTTAACAGCATGTACGATTCGGATCCTCAAACGACATTCGAGTTTGTGGCTCAACGGCTGGGCCGACTCGGACTCGCATATCTGCACGTTGTCGAGGCTGACGAACATGGAGAGACCACACATCCAACGATCAATTTTCAGCGGTTCCGCGATGCCTTTGGAGGAACCTACATCGCTAACGGAGGCTTTGGTTACGAGCGGGCCAGCGCGTACCTCGCTCAGGGTCACGCCGATCTGATTTCTTTCGGGCGGCTGTTTTTAGCTAACCCGGACTTGCCGGAGCGTTTTGCGCAAAACACCTCATTGAACCTCCCCGATCATGCGACGTTTTACGGAGGTGATGAGAAAGGGTATACCGACTATCCCTCTTTAGAAATGAAATCCGTTTGTTGCCCATAG
- a CDS encoding VOC family protein has translation MSKVTPFLWFNGQAEEAARFYTSIFENSRIDSVSPMSATFHLDGQKLMALNGGPQFKFTKAISFFVSCDRQAEVDELWEKLSSGGTKQRCGWLKDKFGVSWQIIPSILGEMLQDEDHEKSGRVMQAMLQMSKIDIARLKQAYESQ, from the coding sequence ATGTCTAAGGTCACACCCTTCTTATGGTTCAACGGTCAAGCGGAAGAGGCCGCGAGGTTTTACACTTCCATCTTCGAAAATTCGCGGATCGATTCTGTTTCACCAATGTCCGCTACGTTTCACCTTGACGGTCAGAAGCTCATGGCACTTAACGGCGGTCCGCAGTTCAAGTTCACCAAGGCCATCTCCTTCTTCGTAAGCTGCGACAGACAGGCTGAAGTCGACGAGTTGTGGGAGAAGCTCTCCTCCGGGGGCACAAAACAACGGTGCGGCTGGCTGAAGGACAAGTTCGGCGTCTCTTGGCAGATCATTCCGTCTATATTAGGAGAAATGCTGCAGGATGAGGATCATGAGAAATCCGGACGGGTCATGCAAGCCATGTTACAGATGAGCAAGATCGACATCGCTCGTCTAAAGCAGGCCTATGAGAGCCAGTAG
- a CDS encoding DUF1579 domain-containing protein, with protein sequence MQLRPLAATTLCIMLTVAPAFAKEKKHEKAMDPQAMMEVWKKLAHPGEPHKLFTGLAGSWTTQTKEWMEPGKPPMESTGTAEMKMLLDGRFLFQEYDGQMMGQPFSGVGIDGYDNLTKKYVTAWIDTMGTGIFFMEGTASADGKTITLRGSHPMPGGGKMSHRAVWKIADADNPVFEMYGAHGKEKEMKFLEIVYTRKQ encoded by the coding sequence ATGCAGTTGAGACCCTTGGCAGCGACCACATTGTGCATCATGCTGACCGTCGCACCGGCTTTCGCGAAAGAGAAAAAGCATGAGAAAGCCATGGACCCGCAAGCAATGATGGAGGTCTGGAAGAAACTAGCGCATCCCGGTGAGCCCCACAAACTATTCACCGGCCTCGCCGGCAGTTGGACGACGCAAACCAAGGAATGGATGGAGCCGGGCAAGCCGCCGATGGAATCCACAGGCACCGCCGAGATGAAGATGTTGCTCGACGGACGGTTTCTCTTCCAAGAGTACGACGGTCAGATGATGGGGCAGCCCTTCTCGGGAGTCGGCATCGACGGGTATGACAATCTGACCAAGAAATATGTAACCGCCTGGATCGATACGATGGGGACCGGCATTTTCTTCATGGAAGGCACGGCCAGCGCCGACGGGAAGACCATTACACTGCGAGGCTCACATCCCATGCCTGGTGGCGGGAAGATGTCTCATCGTGCGGTCTGGAAGATCGCCGACGCCGACAACCCTGTGTTCGAAATGTACGGCGCCCATGGCAAGGAAAAGGAAATGAAGTTCTTGGAGATCGTCTATACCAGAAAACAGTAA
- a CDS encoding VOC family protein: protein MTIELNHTIVPAWDKVESAKFFAKIFGLSFDEGEVGYFAPLRMNDTLTFDFDDDLDDERFDIHHYAFKVSEAEFDAIFGRIRAEGIPYGSEPHSRDDMKINHRGGGRGVYFQDPNGHILELLTIT, encoded by the coding sequence GTGACGATCGAACTCAATCACACCATTGTGCCGGCATGGGATAAAGTCGAGTCGGCGAAGTTCTTCGCGAAGATATTCGGATTGTCGTTCGATGAAGGTGAAGTCGGGTACTTTGCGCCACTGCGAATGAATGACACGCTCACTTTTGATTTCGACGACGATCTCGACGATGAACGGTTCGACATCCATCACTATGCCTTCAAGGTCAGTGAAGCGGAGTTCGACGCAATCTTCGGACGCATTCGGGCGGAAGGTATCCCTTATGGGAGCGAACCTCACTCGCGGGACGATATGAAGATCAACCATCGCGGCGGCGGACGAGGCGTGTATTTTCAGGATCCGAACGGCCATATCCTCGAGCTACTCACCATAACGTAG